From a region of the Candidatus Zixiibacteriota bacterium genome:
- a CDS encoding M6 family metalloprotease domain-containing protein: MILLLLVQSVSAVAPTREAIEKWVAEGVWKQKVDALRAFNAAGGNQPPEHSPLDKSHLPPSMATADEVDTLRVCVILVDFTDNASEDGFVSTDSSSFDSLLFSQKGIDVITNTTGSMTDYYWENSYGQVLIEGDIFGWFEMPSTYDYYTGYDNGLTRGRELARDAIVYAKVFGGADFSRYDNNSDGFCDGVVVIHAGRGAEEGVEGIWSHQGGLATPIEYDGVVISEYTMNPEEFGSGISGIGVFCHEYGHQLGLIDYYDTDYTPSTSDGLGSWSLMASGNYNGNSRTPSCLDAYSRVVLGWTSMIEVTENMKHVEIPASEYNQNSVYRLRNAITGQGEYWLVENRQPYGFDAALPGWGLFIYHIDLAAGNNNNYLRYMVALEQADGKNDLALTDNNGGDSGDPWPGATNNRNFNEFSNPNSNTNETGLNFGEVSTISVWDISDSDSLMYADLDITYSRPWELFSGSDAFSFDDSGPNGNGNGYLEPGETIRFYGSFINEMRVTYNARLSASTNRPEVNFVTDEVQLASVFNGFEASNLDAIEFTLASSFVPVIDSFYLTITSDSLSDTPGSNEFSKTLAVEFSLGLPQILIVDDDRGDDYDERYSDIVHDRCIPYEVWHKDDAGSPTGSDLIGYPMVFWHTGDSTIGALNATDVQAMTDYLNSNGNLFLSSISGAADIESIDADFLNDYLGIQRDTAYMTPAFAGVSGNTVGDGMKFMYESGLPSYGAVQFVTPVNGGEAAFNSYLPPVHTCGVSRLGSYNTVFLGFPMEYINDNRSGYNTCDDLIGRVLEFFGGIPTDIEDENRTVALPGSFSLSQNYPNPFNPVTTIAYTIRPTGGTAPVVDLSVYNMLGQKVTTLVNGRQIPGHYEVVWDGTTEAGAPVATGVYFYRLTHGDNTETRKMVLLK; the protein is encoded by the coding sequence ATGATACTGCTTCTGTTAGTACAGTCGGTATCAGCGGTAGCACCAACTCGCGAAGCGATAGAAAAGTGGGTCGCTGAAGGGGTGTGGAAGCAGAAGGTCGATGCCTTACGAGCGTTTAATGCCGCCGGCGGTAATCAGCCTCCCGAACATTCTCCGCTGGATAAATCGCACCTGCCGCCTTCGATGGCAACTGCGGATGAGGTAGACACATTGCGCGTTTGTGTAATTTTGGTCGATTTCACCGACAACGCTTCTGAAGATGGTTTTGTCAGCACTGATTCCTCGTCGTTTGACTCGCTCCTGTTTTCGCAGAAAGGCATCGATGTCATAACCAATACTACCGGTTCTATGACCGATTACTATTGGGAAAACTCCTACGGTCAGGTTTTGATTGAAGGCGACATTTTTGGCTGGTTCGAAATGCCGTCAACCTACGATTACTATACCGGTTATGATAATGGCTTAACGCGAGGTCGCGAGCTTGCCCGCGATGCCATCGTTTATGCCAAGGTCTTCGGCGGTGCGGATTTCTCTCGCTATGACAACAACTCGGACGGTTTTTGTGACGGTGTGGTTGTTATCCATGCCGGAAGAGGTGCGGAAGAAGGAGTTGAGGGGATCTGGTCACATCAGGGGGGGCTGGCTACACCAATTGAATATGATGGTGTAGTTATCTCCGAGTATACAATGAATCCCGAAGAGTTTGGCAGCGGTATCTCAGGCATTGGGGTCTTCTGTCATGAATATGGCCACCAGCTTGGTTTGATCGATTACTATGATACGGATTATACTCCCTCGACATCCGACGGCCTCGGTTCGTGGTCGTTAATGGCCAGCGGCAATTATAACGGTAACAGCCGGACCCCCTCCTGTCTGGATGCCTATTCCCGCGTCGTTCTTGGCTGGACTTCCATGATTGAAGTTACTGAAAACATGAAGCATGTGGAAATCCCGGCAAGTGAATACAACCAAAATTCAGTTTATCGCTTGCGGAATGCCATTACGGGACAGGGCGAGTACTGGCTTGTGGAAAACCGCCAACCCTACGGTTTCGATGCCGCTTTACCGGGATGGGGATTGTTTATCTACCACATCGATCTGGCCGCCGGCAACAACAATAACTACTTGAGATATATGGTTGCTCTGGAACAAGCCGATGGTAAAAATGATCTGGCCCTGACGGATAATAACGGCGGCGACAGCGGTGATCCATGGCCCGGTGCAACTAACAACAGAAATTTCAATGAATTCAGCAACCCGAATTCCAACACGAACGAAACCGGATTGAACTTCGGCGAGGTTTCCACGATTTCAGTCTGGGACATCTCCGATTCCGACTCACTGATGTATGCCGATCTGGATATTACGTATTCGCGTCCGTGGGAATTGTTCTCGGGAAGCGATGCTTTCAGCTTCGATGACTCCGGTCCGAACGGCAACGGCAACGGTTATCTTGAGCCGGGCGAGACGATCCGATTCTACGGTAGCTTCATCAATGAGATGCGGGTTACTTATAATGCTCGCCTCTCAGCCAGTACTAATCGTCCAGAGGTTAATTTCGTAACCGATGAGGTCCAGCTTGCATCGGTCTTCAACGGCTTCGAAGCCTCGAATCTGGATGCCATTGAATTTACTCTGGCTTCATCTTTCGTACCGGTTATCGATTCATTCTACCTGACTATTACCTCCGATTCGTTGTCGGACACTCCCGGATCGAACGAATTTTCCAAAACCCTGGCGGTTGAGTTCAGTCTTGGCTTACCGCAGATATTGATTGTCGATGACGACCGTGGTGATGATTACGATGAGCGTTACTCCGATATCGTTCACGACCGCTGTATACCTTATGAGGTGTGGCATAAGGATGATGCCGGATCGCCCACCGGCAGTGATCTGATCGGCTATCCGATGGTTTTCTGGCACACCGGAGATTCAACTATCGGGGCTCTCAATGCTACGGATGTTCAGGCGATGACGGATTATTTGAATAGCAACGGGAACCTGTTCCTGTCGTCGATTTCCGGCGCTGCCGATATCGAGAGTATAGATGCTGATTTTCTCAACGACTACCTTGGAATCCAGCGAGATACGGCTTATATGACACCAGCTTTCGCCGGTGTCAGCGGCAATACGGTCGGCGATGGTATGAAGTTTATGTATGAGTCCGGACTTCCCTCCTACGGTGCGGTGCAGTTCGTAACGCCGGTAAACGGTGGTGAGGCGGCTTTTAACAGTTATCTGCCGCCGGTGCATACCTGTGGTGTTTCCCGTCTCGGGTCCTATAATACGGTTTTCCTGGGTTTCCCGATGGAGTATATCAATGACAACCGCTCCGGTTACAATACCTGCGACGATTTAATTGGTCGTGTCCTGGAATTCTTCGGCGGTATTCCTACCGATATTGAAGACGAAAACCGAACGGTTGCCCTTCCGGGAAGTTTCAGTCTCAGTCAGAATTATCCTAATCCGTTCAATCCTGTCACGACTATCGCCTATACCATTCGCCCGACCGGCGGTACTGCCCCGGTGGTGGATCTGTCGGTTTATAATATGTTGGGGCAGAAGGTTACGACGCTGGTGAACGGTCGTCAGATACCCGGACATTATGAGGTTGTCTGGGATGGAACAACTGAGGCCGGAGCTCCGGTTGCGACAGGAGTTTATTTCTATCGTTTGACTCACGGCGACAATACTGAAACCAGGAAGATGGTTCTGCTCAAATAA
- a CDS encoding glycosyltransferase family 39 protein, with translation MDAQRHNNGWLKYSPALVLTIALMVRLVYLIYYSGQPDWGHLTVDNCYHHNWAMALDERGWIGGTTFFRAPLYIYSLAFLYLLFGSSLWVGRIFGLLVGLASVNMTRLIGQQVGGHRVGFIAGLLHALYPIAIYFDAELLLDPMFTLLFEISVWFWIRWMQEGSRRTAWLCGLWLGLACITRPTGLVLAPVILLFWLVSSDRKKLLHTMLPAVIGLLLPLSLTLVRNLAVADDPVLISSQGGINFYIGNNPNATGTTAELPEPYGANWRIKQITYEAEQAAGHPLRPGQVSSYWYDKAYDWIKTEPLDFITLYLKKLYYSVSNQELSNNRNLARILGSFTLFRFMPLNFSVLFALAIIGLFMAGQSKINAVRLAVLIAVYLAGTALFFCSSRFRLPVVPFLAVLAGLGVVRLIDITKANRNKLAASLAAGLFVGLITFFPIIALPASGSASDAISRGLYQYQQEHYQEALGFFRIARTSDLKYPEVNLNIGATFLRLGQVDSAQHYFLAETFYNPQRWKAWSNLASIALLRDSLTRAEEFSLRALSIAPWDVRANKALLRATVDQPDVDIETIRETAVNGAAKTDNDLSYLNEAAILLTSRQDYSIAQDLLNRAITALPPPIETDDGAFEPFFPNAAANRRIEKAHAHYQLGYILGLNGMLSEAASESRKAISLDPDLQAAYINLTTALRSLGRTVEADSIATLAQKRFPTQ, from the coding sequence ATGGATGCACAGCGACACAACAACGGATGGCTCAAGTACTCCCCTGCTTTAGTTCTGACTATAGCTCTGATGGTCCGTCTGGTCTATCTGATTTACTACTCCGGCCAGCCTGATTGGGGACACCTGACTGTCGACAACTGCTACCATCACAACTGGGCTATGGCTCTCGATGAACGTGGCTGGATCGGCGGCACGACATTCTTTCGCGCCCCGCTGTACATCTACAGCCTGGCTTTTCTGTATCTCCTGTTCGGTTCATCTTTGTGGGTCGGCCGGATATTCGGCCTTCTCGTAGGTCTGGCATCGGTAAACATGACTCGGTTGATAGGCCAACAGGTTGGCGGTCATCGAGTTGGTTTCATCGCCGGTCTCCTCCATGCCCTTTATCCGATAGCGATATATTTCGATGCCGAACTCCTTCTTGATCCAATGTTCACACTCCTGTTCGAGATTTCCGTGTGGTTCTGGATCAGGTGGATGCAAGAGGGATCACGCCGGACTGCTTGGCTATGCGGATTATGGTTAGGCCTGGCCTGTATCACAAGGCCAACCGGTCTGGTGTTGGCGCCGGTCATACTCTTATTCTGGCTTGTTTCGAGCGACAGAAAAAAGCTGCTCCATACCATGCTGCCGGCGGTTATCGGGCTCCTTCTTCCCCTGAGCTTAACCCTGGTGCGTAATCTGGCTGTTGCCGATGATCCGGTTCTGATTTCATCACAAGGAGGGATCAATTTCTATATCGGAAACAATCCCAACGCTACCGGAACTACCGCCGAACTGCCCGAGCCATACGGCGCTAATTGGCGTATCAAGCAAATCACTTATGAAGCGGAACAGGCTGCCGGCCACCCTCTCAGACCGGGACAAGTAAGCTCTTATTGGTACGATAAGGCTTATGACTGGATCAAGACTGAGCCTCTGGATTTCATCACCCTCTACTTGAAGAAACTCTATTACTCCGTTAGTAATCAAGAGCTTTCCAATAACCGTAATCTGGCTCGCATCCTCGGGTCTTTCACCCTCTTTCGTTTCATGCCGCTTAATTTCTCCGTCCTTTTCGCTCTGGCCATAATCGGATTATTCATGGCCGGACAGTCTAAAATCAACGCCGTCAGATTAGCCGTTCTCATAGCAGTATACCTGGCCGGAACCGCATTGTTTTTCTGCAGTAGTCGCTTTCGTTTGCCGGTGGTGCCGTTTCTGGCAGTTTTAGCCGGGCTGGGCGTAGTTCGTCTCATCGACATAACCAAAGCAAACAGGAATAAATTAGCGGCATCATTGGCGGCAGGTTTGTTTGTCGGCTTAATAACGTTCTTTCCCATAATCGCATTGCCTGCCTCAGGATCTGCCAGTGACGCCATCTCCCGAGGTCTCTACCAATATCAACAGGAACATTATCAGGAAGCTCTGGGCTTTTTCAGAATAGCTCGTACTTCGGATTTAAAATATCCCGAGGTGAACCTCAACATCGGCGCGACCTTTTTACGCCTGGGACAAGTCGATTCAGCCCAGCATTACTTCCTGGCCGAAACGTTTTACAATCCTCAGCGATGGAAAGCCTGGTCCAACCTTGCCTCGATCGCTCTGCTGCGTGACTCGTTGACACGAGCGGAGGAATTCTCCCTGAGGGCTTTATCCATCGCTCCCTGGGATGTCCGCGCCAACAAAGCCCTGTTGCGGGCAACGGTCGACCAGCCGGATGTTGACATTGAGACGATTCGAGAAACGGCTGTAAACGGAGCAGCCAAAACCGACAACGACCTGTCTTATCTTAACGAAGCGGCTATCCTTTTAACTAGTCGCCAGGATTACAGCATCGCTCAGGATCTACTTAATCGAGCGATTACAGCCCTTCCGCCACCGATCGAAACCGACGACGGTGCCTTTGAGCCGTTCTTCCCCAATGCCGCGGCAAATCGACGCATTGAGAAAGCTCATGCTCACTATCAATTAGGTTACATCCTGGGCTTGAACGGTATGCTTTCAGAGGCGGCCTCAGAGAGTCGTAAAGCTATCTCACTGGATCCCGATCTTCAGGCGGCCTATATCAACCTCACCACGGCACTTCGCTCATTGGGGCGCACAGTCGAAGCAGATTCCATCGCGACGCTAGCCCAAAAGCGCTTTCCTACTCAATAG
- the feoB gene encoding ferrous iron transport protein B, translated as MLQAHSAVKATHTIAICGNPNSGKTTIFNAITGLSQKVGNYPGVTVDKVSGMFSLGKDDPRRFELVDIPGTYSLAAFSPDEYIAVAALCGSVKDVPEPDALICVVDATNLERGLYFVLQTLQIGRPVVMALNMIDLARKRGLKIDFEKLSAELGGMPVVPVIGTKSEGIAELKKVAVELTEKGRHKPDRCFDETTEGVLDELDSIGHHSSPNRAELIRVLFDEGGPAEKHFLDDVKAADGDNAVALDRLRAGRLRIKEKYGALHVAESQKLTGQASAIYHAAVTSLAVRRKTRSELLDKFLLNPFFGPIFLLIMMSLVFQSIFTWAEPFMDLIDSGFGILAGLVENHMADGPLRSLLTDGVIGGVGSVLVFLPQIIILFLFIALLEDSGYMSRAAFLVDRMFRWCGLSGKSFIPMLSSFACSVPGIMATRTIEDRKLRFITIMVAPLMPCSARLPVYAIMIAAFVPARTYLGIIKLQGLVLTALYMLGIVVAVLVSFIMQKVLFKAERGTFIMEMPSYKLPTFRSVFIRVVNRSKSFVARAGTVIFAITILIWALSYYPRPKEQLAEFAEKEAVVNEDMMAEQTNMEERVYGLTAGLSDPAREQLQMLSEQVQSAENIDELNTMSREATPDLDPAVVDLVVQQRRSLLEHQARLTRLSNEQSGELLRNSYFGRIGRTVEPAFRPLGWDWRITMAVLASFPAREVIIATLGTIYNLGTDVDEESVTLVDKMRQATWEEGEWRGARVFTVPVALSIMVFFALCCQCGATVVTVRQETRSWMYAAGLFLYMTVLAYVLAFCTFQIASLLRL; from the coding sequence ATGCTTCAGGCCCATTCGGCCGTAAAGGCCACCCATACGATTGCCATCTGCGGCAATCCCAACAGTGGTAAGACAACCATTTTCAACGCCATAACCGGCCTCAGTCAGAAGGTCGGTAATTATCCCGGGGTAACCGTCGACAAAGTCAGCGGGATGTTTTCATTGGGGAAAGATGATCCCCGCCGGTTCGAGTTAGTCGATATCCCCGGCACATACTCACTCGCAGCTTTTTCACCTGATGAATATATCGCCGTTGCAGCTCTTTGCGGCAGTGTTAAGGATGTTCCTGAGCCGGATGCGCTCATTTGTGTCGTTGATGCCACCAATCTCGAACGTGGTCTGTATTTCGTTCTCCAGACGCTCCAGATCGGGCGGCCGGTGGTGATGGCTCTGAACATGATCGACCTGGCGCGTAAGCGCGGTCTTAAAATTGATTTCGAAAAGCTCTCCGCTGAGTTGGGCGGGATGCCGGTTGTGCCGGTGATCGGCACTAAAAGTGAGGGAATCGCCGAGCTGAAGAAGGTCGCGGTTGAGTTGACCGAAAAGGGCCGCCATAAGCCCGACCGTTGTTTCGATGAAACCACCGAGGGAGTTCTCGATGAGTTGGACAGCATCGGCCACCATTCATCTCCCAACCGGGCAGAGTTGATAAGGGTATTGTTCGATGAAGGTGGTCCCGCTGAAAAACATTTCCTGGACGATGTAAAAGCCGCCGATGGAGACAACGCGGTCGCTCTCGATCGGCTTCGGGCCGGCCGGCTGCGTATCAAGGAAAAATACGGCGCACTGCACGTAGCGGAGTCTCAAAAGCTGACGGGACAAGCCTCGGCGATATACCATGCCGCCGTTACCAGTCTGGCGGTCAGGCGTAAAACTCGCTCGGAGCTCCTGGATAAATTCCTGCTCAATCCGTTTTTCGGACCGATCTTTCTTTTAATCATGATGAGTCTCGTGTTTCAATCGATTTTTACCTGGGCGGAGCCGTTCATGGATTTGATCGATTCAGGTTTCGGCATCCTGGCGGGACTGGTTGAAAACCACATGGCCGACGGACCGTTGCGTTCGCTTCTGACCGACGGAGTGATCGGCGGCGTTGGATCGGTGCTGGTCTTTTTGCCCCAGATCATCATCCTGTTTTTGTTTATCGCTCTCCTTGAAGATTCCGGTTATATGTCGCGTGCGGCGTTTCTGGTGGATCGAATGTTCCGCTGGTGCGGTCTGTCGGGTAAATCGTTTATTCCGATGCTGTCATCTTTCGCATGTTCGGTGCCGGGTATTATGGCCACACGTACTATTGAAGACCGCAAGTTGCGTTTTATCACGATTATGGTGGCTCCGCTCATGCCGTGTTCGGCGCGTCTGCCGGTTTATGCCATCATGATAGCGGCGTTCGTTCCGGCCAGGACTTACCTGGGGATAATCAAACTTCAGGGACTGGTGCTGACGGCTTTGTATATGCTGGGAATCGTGGTGGCCGTGCTGGTTTCGTTCATTATGCAGAAGGTGCTGTTCAAAGCCGAGCGGGGGACGTTTATCATGGAGATGCCCTCGTACAAGCTCCCGACCTTTCGTTCGGTTTTCATTCGGGTGGTCAATCGCTCCAAATCGTTCGTAGCCCGTGCGGGCACGGTGATTTTCGCCATTACGATCCTCATCTGGGCGCTCAGTTATTATCCGCGACCGAAAGAACAGCTTGCGGAATTCGCCGAAAAAGAGGCGGTTGTCAATGAAGACATGATGGCCGAACAGACGAATATGGAAGAACGAGTTTACGGTCTTACGGCAGGTTTGTCCGATCCGGCTCGGGAACAGCTACAAATGCTTTCGGAGCAGGTGCAATCGGCGGAGAATATCGATGAACTCAATACCATGTCACGCGAGGCAACACCTGACCTGGATCCGGCTGTAGTTGACCTTGTCGTTCAGCAACGACGATCCTTATTGGAGCACCAGGCACGTTTGACGCGGCTTTCCAACGAGCAGTCCGGGGAGTTACTTAGGAACTCGTATTTCGGCCGTATCGGGCGCACAGTTGAACCGGCGTTCCGGCCTCTCGGCTGGGACTGGCGTATTACTATGGCGGTGCTGGCTTCGTTCCCGGCGCGGGAAGTGATTATCGCTACTCTCGGGACAATTTATAATCTGGGAACGGATGTCGACGAAGAATCGGTGACGCTGGTCGACAAAATGCGTCAGGCGACCTGGGAAGAGGGAGAATGGCGAGGGGCCCGGGTTTTTACCGTGCCGGTAGCCCTGTCGATTATGGTATTTTTTGCGCTCTGCTGTCAATGCGGAGCAACGGTGGTAACGGTCCGTCAGGAAACACGAAGCTGGATGTATGCAGCCGGATTGTTTCTTTATATGACGGTGCTGGCCTATGTGCTGGCTTTTTGTACTTTTCAAATCGCTTCATTATTGAGGTTATGA
- a CDS encoding transcriptional repressor gives MLRTKGFKVTPQRELILRSFLELGEHVSVDELYRKVAERDSSIGYSTVWRNLKMICEVGLAEEVNIGDGVTRYDRVTDAPHGHLYCRECKEFIEFNAEHVIGDLNRLIRRKGFVAEGYKIEVQGLCRKCAAKRSSAEARKGAGKKH, from the coding sequence TTGTTAAGAACAAAAGGATTCAAGGTCACGCCGCAACGCGAGTTGATCTTAAGGTCGTTTCTGGAGTTGGGTGAGCACGTTTCGGTCGATGAGTTGTACCGCAAAGTAGCCGAAAGGGACAGTTCGATCGGTTACAGCACGGTTTGGCGCAATCTCAAGATGATCTGTGAAGTTGGCCTGGCGGAAGAGGTCAATATCGGCGATGGAGTTACACGTTATGACCGGGTTACCGATGCCCCGCACGGGCATCTCTATTGCCGTGAGTGTAAGGAATTCATCGAATTCAATGCTGAACATGTGATTGGTGATCTCAACCGACTGATTCGCCGTAAGGGTTTCGTAGCCGAAGGTTATAAGATTGAAGTGCAAGGGCTTTGCCGGAAATGCGCGGCTAAACGATCATCTGCTGAAGCTCGTAAGGGCGCCGGAAAGAAACACTGA
- a CDS encoding FeoA family protein has product MTNLDKMTPGQKGRVLGFTVDNPIARRLIELGLVPGRSVLYLRHAPLRDPLEFQIGDSFLSLRRAEASLVNIEIED; this is encoded by the coding sequence ATGACGAACTTAGACAAAATGACACCGGGCCAGAAGGGGAGAGTACTGGGTTTTACCGTAGATAACCCGATAGCCCGCCGTTTGATAGAGCTGGGACTGGTTCCCGGCCGTTCGGTTTTATACCTGCGTCACGCTCCGTTACGTGACCCGCTGGAGTTTCAAATAGGGGATTCATTCCTTTCTCTGCGTAGAGCGGAGGCATCGTTGGTTAATATCGAAATCGAGGACTGA
- a CDS encoding S8 family serine peptidase: protein MKKTLTIIATLLAISLIHGTAQTQVLSPGLSEILNNTGYDADSSVSVVIFLNSDQPERIAPAVSETNRHERIVGLLGRLKGQHGRNYTEVENFLAEHSITQMKRFWVVPAYAVTLPLNQLDRLAAIDGVRFIVQDAPLEYNEPVEISASSELSVGISDQLQLMNVPAVWNRGIKGSGRLVCSFDTGVEQSHPALADKWRGNHTDLSAAWFSSVAPDTLPYDARGHGTHTMGIMVGAMEADSFGVAPDAEWITAGVIDQGLPLQTTFADIIDAYQWALNPDDDETTTDDVPDVILNSWGIPKGMFTPCDETFSEVIAVAEAAGIVTVFAAGNEGPDSMTMRSPADLATTPLNSFSVGAINNDKVITSFSSRGPSSCDQTSIKPEVVACGYQIRSSQKGGGFAIMSGTSMAAPYIAGMVALARQYNPEATVTEIKTALMQSAEDLGATGEDNTYGYGLPDAELMLQLLPSPAAPEFSLSGQSITDDGIALPGETVGLRVSLINPQGNINLVTGRLSCDDARATIVNNSANFNFGSLGTTATNVYPYTISIDSTVSHGAKIEFGLKLYDIDNNYLDSLSIQLSVGYAYVGSIADINAGRIEYTVSDFGQYGLAEGSIYQAGGLGFRFDGSDNLLYEAGLVVGRNALQLSRSVRDSLGQYASSDFAPTVDLYSNNATSGEQELVSRFVDTNSDIPIPISIRQSIVGYDGAGDYVICEYVLENYAIESVSNLFFGFFADFDLSLSGESCVIDADMNMLYHRNSDGLLVGIVGLKNLEAYQVIANESGKGGFTSSELYGLLSSGVDSCTAVGYGDYMFMASSRQFDLAPYDTAVVAFALVAGSSEAELYANITEARQRYDIATDVDDFTDQTLPTDCRLSQNYPNPFNPTTTIAFEIDQAQDVALEVFNSVGQKVRTLTAERLSAGYYEVEWDGRSGRGDEVASGVYFYRLQTETTTLTRKMVLLK, encoded by the coding sequence GTGAAAAAGACTCTCACAATAATAGCGACTCTGTTGGCGATAAGCCTCATCCACGGAACAGCCCAAACCCAGGTGCTGTCTCCCGGTCTGTCTGAGATATTAAACAACACCGGTTATGACGCTGATTCCAGTGTCTCCGTGGTGATTTTTCTTAACAGTGACCAGCCGGAGAGAATTGCTCCCGCTGTCTCTGAAACTAATCGCCATGAGCGTATTGTAGGTCTCCTGGGACGGTTAAAGGGTCAGCACGGCCGTAATTACACCGAGGTTGAAAACTTCCTGGCCGAGCATTCTATAACTCAGATGAAGCGGTTCTGGGTGGTTCCGGCTTATGCTGTGACCTTGCCGCTGAATCAGCTTGACCGCCTGGCGGCGATCGACGGTGTCCGTTTCATTGTCCAGGATGCGCCGCTGGAATATAACGAACCGGTCGAGATTTCTGCTTCGAGTGAATTGTCCGTGGGAATATCCGACCAGCTTCAGCTTATGAATGTCCCGGCGGTCTGGAACCGTGGAATCAAGGGCTCCGGTCGGTTGGTTTGTTCTTTTGATACCGGTGTTGAACAGAGTCATCCGGCGCTGGCCGACAAGTGGCGCGGCAATCACACCGATCTGAGCGCCGCCTGGTTCTCCTCGGTTGCTCCTGATACGCTTCCTTACGACGCTCGCGGCCATGGCACCCATACTATGGGAATCATGGTCGGAGCGATGGAAGCCGATAGCTTCGGCGTGGCTCCTGACGCTGAATGGATTACCGCCGGTGTCATCGACCAGGGTTTACCGCTGCAAACTACCTTTGCCGATATTATCGATGCTTATCAATGGGCACTCAATCCTGACGATGATGAAACCACCACTGACGACGTCCCGGATGTCATCCTCAATAGCTGGGGTATCCCCAAGGGTATGTTCACTCCTTGCGACGAGACCTTTTCGGAGGTTATCGCCGTGGCCGAAGCCGCCGGTATCGTTACTGTTTTCGCTGCCGGCAACGAGGGCCCGGATTCGATGACTATGCGCTCTCCAGCCGATCTGGCGACCACCCCGCTGAATAGCTTTTCTGTCGGCGCGATCAACAACGACAAGGTTATTACCAGCTTTTCCAGCCGCGGCCCGTCCTCTTGCGACCAGACCTCGATAAAGCCGGAAGTGGTTGCCTGTGGTTACCAGATTCGTTCCTCCCAGAAGGGTGGAGGTTTTGCGATAATGAGCGGTACTTCAATGGCGGCTCCTTATATCGCCGGTATGGTAGCTTTAGCCCGGCAGTATAATCCGGAAGCGACCGTGACTGAAATTAAGACGGCTTTGATGCAGTCGGCCGAGGATCTTGGTGCTACCGGTGAAGACAACACCTACGGTTATGGTCTGCCGGACGCCGAACTTATGCTCCAGTTGCTGCCTTCGCCCGCTGCTCCGGAATTCTCACTTTCCGGACAGAGTATCACCGACGACGGTATCGCTCTTCCGGGTGAGACAGTTGGATTGAGAGTAAGTCTGATAAATCCTCAGGGGAATATCAATCTGGTTACGGGGCGTTTGAGCTGTGACGACGCCCGAGCTACAATCGTAAACAACTCCGCCAATTTCAATTTTGGTTCACTTGGCACCACCGCTACCAATGTCTATCCGTATACGATTTCTATCGACAGCACGGTGTCGCACGGGGCAAAAATCGAATTTGGCCTCAAGCTTTATGATATCGATAATAACTACCTTGACAGCCTTTCGATCCAACTCTCGGTTGGCTATGCCTATGTCGGCAGTATCGCCGATATAAACGCCGGGCGTATCGAATATACCGTTTCAGACTTCGGTCAGTACGGTTTGGCCGAAGGTTCAATTTATCAGGCCGGCGGTCTCGGTTTCCGTTTTGACGGCAGTGACAACCTGCTCTATGAAGCCGGTTTGGTGGTTGGTCGTAACGCCCTGCAGCTCTCACGTTCTGTTCGCGACAGCCTTGGGCAGTATGCTTCTTCCGATTTTGCCCCGACAGTAGACCTTTACTCCAACAACGCAACGTCGGGTGAACAGGAACTCGTTTCACGGTTTGTTGATACAAACTCCGATATCCCGATTCCGATCTCCATACGCCAGTCGATCGTTGGTTACGATGGAGCCGGGGATTATGTGATCTGCGAGTATGTGCTTGAAAATTACGCGATCGAGTCGGTCAGCAACCTCTTCTTTGGCTTTTTTGCCGATTTTGATTTGTCCCTTTCGGGTGAGTCATGCGTCATTGATGCAGATATGAATATGCTCTATCATCGTAACTCCGATGGTCTTCTGGTTGGAATCGTGGGTCTGAAGAATCTGGAAGCGTATCAGGTGATTGCCAATGAATCCGGAAAGGGCGGTTTTACCAGTAGTGAGTTGTATGGTTTGCTTTCATCGGGAGTTGATTCCTGTACCGCTGTCGGCTACGGTGACTATATGTTCATGGCGTCGTCTCGACAGTTCGACCTGGCTCCCTACGATACCGCTGTTGTCGCGTTTGCTCTGGTAGCTGGTTCTTCGGAAGCCGAATTGTATGCCAATATAACGGAAGCTCGCCAGCGGTACGATATCGCTACCGATGTCGACGATTTTACCGATCAAACACTTCCGACGGATTGCCGTCTGAGTCAGAATTATCCTAATCCGTTTAATCCGACCACGACCATTGCCTTTGAAATCGACCAGGCTCAGGATGTCGCCTTGGAAGTGTTTAACAGCGTCGGTCAGAAGGTTCGCACCCTGACAGCGGAACGTCTGTCTGCCGGTTACTACGAGGTAGAATGGGATGGTCGTTCCGGACGAGGAGACGAGGTCGCCAGCGGTGTGTATTTTTATCGCCTTCAAACGGAAACGACTACATTAACGCGTAAAATGGTGCTTTTGAAATAG